A region from the Mycolicibacterium litorale genome encodes:
- a CDS encoding amidase — protein MNFDEYRGYDATGLAKLVADKEVTAAELLELATQRAAAVNPRINAIVRDIPATADDARGGPFAGVPFLIKDLAQDYAGLPTSAGSRALKSVPVAEHAAVVQRWIDAGLTIFGKTNTPEFGAKGITEPVAWGPTRNPWDLSRTPGGSSGGSAAAVAAGIVPCAGANDGGGSIRIPAGCCGLVGLKPGRGLTPSGPATGESMHGAAVQGVVSRTVRDTAAMLDVLSGGEACGPYMPAVPAESFASNVGADPGRLRIGVRVPAAITPTPDPEAYAAVEATARMLTDLGHHVEELPVAPFDDAALARDFLLTWFVYTAWELDEAKRVSGAGDDAFERDTLILAAIGRATSSVDYVDAVQRRHEHTRRLTTFFESYDLLLTPTLATPPPKIGEFDLPVALQRASDVLIKTRTARLLRHTKLVDDIIDKNLGWVPYTQLANLTGRPAISLPLHWTADGLPLGVQFVAPLAGEALLIRLAAQLEQALPWADRVAPI, from the coding sequence GTGAACTTCGACGAATACCGCGGGTACGACGCGACCGGACTGGCGAAGCTGGTGGCCGACAAGGAGGTGACGGCCGCCGAGCTGCTGGAGCTGGCCACGCAGCGGGCGGCCGCGGTCAACCCGCGGATCAACGCGATCGTGCGCGACATTCCGGCCACCGCCGACGATGCGCGCGGGGGCCCGTTCGCCGGTGTGCCCTTCCTCATCAAGGACCTCGCGCAGGACTATGCCGGTCTGCCCACCTCCGCCGGCTCACGGGCGCTGAAGTCGGTACCCGTCGCCGAGCATGCGGCGGTCGTCCAGCGGTGGATCGACGCCGGCCTGACCATCTTCGGCAAGACCAACACCCCGGAGTTCGGCGCCAAAGGGATCACCGAACCGGTCGCGTGGGGCCCGACCCGCAACCCGTGGGACCTGTCCCGCACGCCCGGTGGTTCGTCGGGCGGTTCGGCGGCGGCGGTCGCGGCCGGAATCGTGCCGTGTGCGGGCGCCAACGACGGCGGCGGCTCGATCCGGATCCCGGCGGGATGCTGTGGGTTGGTCGGACTCAAACCGGGCCGCGGTCTGACACCGTCGGGCCCGGCCACGGGTGAGTCGATGCACGGTGCGGCGGTCCAGGGCGTCGTATCGCGCACGGTGCGCGACACCGCGGCGATGCTCGACGTACTCAGTGGCGGCGAGGCGTGCGGACCGTACATGCCTGCCGTGCCCGCGGAGTCCTTCGCCTCGAACGTGGGGGCCGATCCCGGCAGGTTGCGGATCGGGGTGCGGGTCCCGGCAGCGATCACCCCGACACCCGATCCGGAGGCGTATGCCGCGGTCGAGGCGACCGCGCGGATGCTGACCGATCTCGGCCACCACGTCGAGGAGCTGCCCGTCGCGCCGTTCGACGACGCCGCGCTCGCCCGTGACTTCCTGCTCACCTGGTTCGTCTACACCGCGTGGGAACTCGATGAGGCGAAACGGGTTTCGGGTGCCGGTGACGACGCGTTCGAACGCGACACGTTGATCCTCGCGGCGATCGGCCGGGCGACGAGCAGCGTGGATTACGTGGACGCGGTGCAACGCCGCCACGAACACACCCGCCGGCTCACCACCTTCTTCGAGTCCTACGACCTTCTGCTGACGCCGACGCTGGCCACCCCGCCACCGAAGATCGGCGAGTTCGACCTGCCGGTCGCGCTGCAGCGTGCGTCCGACGTGCTGATCAAGACGCGCACCGCGCGGTTGCTGCGCCACACCAAGCTCGTCGACGACATCATCGACAAGAACCTCGGCTGGGTGCCGTACACCCAGCTCGCGAATCTGACGGGGCGCCCGGCGATCTCACTGCCCCTGCACTGGACGGCCGACGGACTGCCGCTGGGTGTGCAGTTCGTGGCGCCGCTGGCCGGCGAAGCGCTGCTGATCCGGCTGGCCGCGCAACTCGAGCAGGCGCTGCCGTGGGCGGACCGGGTCGCGCCGATCTAG
- a CDS encoding WXG100 family type VII secretion target — protein sequence MLPSRSRLEGWNPDSLTFTGQAVTAGGDTVLEAIDRINNNVKIMPETKAWAGPAHDAASKMFDRAHGSTTAFRDSTSAIGDALTDGANTIGAARTALLSKADEVDCGPLNVSEGWVVLIDPGAQTAEEIAQLMDLVAIEQAAINDLLVAVDEADRRAADNVMAAARALGFVPPTSGGLPGMMTPGAQRPADDVPNPRDPLGLMQQATVRGEEMATTVRETSSGYNDEGHLEKTLVMQDGSKHVITEIAANPHNRIVDRTITEDHYDANGNLISWTSSTTTPSGYKKTIMNWADGTQYVVDEPPDGIRSGGFNLADGRHSALPPDSPILMTTVPERIGDVLTGLETHIGDGGKIPMLSMEAVGKVETGAKYGGPTLGVMSSMYDFLAAPTPADKCVSVFAGAFSLTGNALGGAGGAAAGSFVPIPGAVPVLAVGAGYAAGEWMKSIGTKVGTVLCGA from the coding sequence GTGCTTCCCTCACGTTCCCGGCTTGAAGGCTGGAACCCCGACTCGCTGACGTTCACTGGTCAGGCGGTCACGGCCGGCGGTGACACCGTGTTAGAAGCGATCGACCGGATCAACAACAATGTGAAGATCATGCCCGAGACCAAGGCGTGGGCTGGTCCCGCACACGACGCGGCGTCGAAGATGTTCGATCGTGCGCATGGTTCGACCACCGCTTTCAGGGACAGCACCAGTGCAATTGGTGATGCACTGACCGATGGCGCGAACACGATCGGTGCCGCGCGCACCGCGCTGCTGAGTAAGGCTGATGAGGTCGATTGCGGCCCTCTGAACGTGTCGGAAGGCTGGGTGGTGCTGATCGACCCTGGTGCTCAGACCGCTGAAGAAATCGCTCAGCTCATGGACCTCGTCGCCATTGAACAGGCAGCGATCAACGACCTGTTGGTGGCCGTCGATGAGGCGGACAGGCGCGCAGCGGACAACGTCATGGCCGCGGCAAGAGCACTCGGATTCGTGCCGCCCACCTCGGGCGGACTGCCGGGCATGATGACCCCGGGTGCTCAGCGGCCTGCCGATGACGTGCCGAATCCTCGAGACCCGTTGGGGCTGATGCAGCAAGCAACGGTCCGCGGCGAGGAGATGGCCACGACGGTGCGCGAGACCAGTTCGGGTTACAACGACGAAGGTCATCTCGAGAAGACGCTGGTCATGCAGGACGGAAGCAAGCACGTCATCACGGAGATCGCGGCGAATCCGCACAACCGCATCGTCGACAGAACCATCACTGAGGATCACTACGATGCCAATGGCAATCTGATTTCATGGACCAGTTCGACTACCACACCTTCGGGTTACAAGAAGACGATCATGAATTGGGCGGATGGAACGCAGTACGTCGTTGATGAACCCCCGGACGGTATTCGATCCGGCGGCTTCAACCTCGCGGACGGTCGGCACAGTGCGCTCCCACCTGACAGCCCTATTCTGATGACAACCGTCCCTGAGCGCATCGGTGATGTCTTGACAGGTCTCGAGACTCACATCGGCGACGGAGGCAAGATTCCTATGTTGTCCATGGAGGCAGTGGGGAAAGTCGAGACGGGCGCGAAGTACGGCGGACCAACGTTGGGTGTCATGTCGTCGATGTACGACTTTCTTGCGGCGCCGACACCTGCTGACAAATGTGTCTCTGTATTCGCGGGTGCCTTCTCACTCACGGGCAATGCGCTGGGCGGAGCGGGAGGCGCAGCGGCCGGATCATTTGTCCCGATACCCGGAGCGGTGCCGGTGCTTGCCGTCGGCGCCGGCTACGCCGCTGGAGAGTGGATGAAATCCATTGGTACGAAGGTAGGCACCGTTCTGTGCGGCGCCTGA
- a CDS encoding RNA polymerase sigma factor — protein sequence MAADALDESRLRDLIPGVLAALVHRGADFATAEDAVQEALLRAIETWPHQPPDEPRGWLITTAWRRFLDLTRSDAARRVRERRVSDEPPPGPTESADDTLQLYFLCAHPSLTPASAVALTLRAVGGLTTRQIAQAYLVPESTMAQRISRAKRTVGAVRLGEPGDLHTVLRVLYLVFNEGYGGDVDLAAEAIRLARQLAATTDDPEVAGLLALFLLHHARRPARIRADGSLVPLAGQDRALWRRDLIAEGVAILQAALARDRLGEYQAQAAIAALHADARTVEETDWVQIVEWYDELVRLTDSPVVRLNRAVAVGEADGPQAGLAALAELDPALPRYTASAAHLHERAGDLATAAVLYVQAATQAQNVAERNHLTLRAATVRQRLAGET from the coding sequence ATGGCCGCCGACGCGCTGGACGAGTCCCGGCTGCGCGACCTCATCCCCGGCGTGCTGGCGGCTCTCGTCCACCGCGGGGCGGACTTCGCCACCGCCGAGGACGCGGTGCAGGAGGCGTTGCTGCGGGCCATCGAGACCTGGCCGCACCAACCGCCCGACGAACCCAGGGGCTGGCTGATCACGACGGCCTGGCGCCGCTTCCTCGACCTCACCAGATCCGACGCGGCGCGCCGGGTGCGGGAACGACGGGTATCCGACGAGCCGCCGCCGGGGCCGACGGAATCGGCCGACGACACACTTCAGCTGTACTTTCTGTGCGCACATCCCAGTCTCACGCCCGCTTCGGCCGTCGCCCTGACGCTGCGGGCCGTCGGCGGCCTCACCACCCGGCAGATCGCCCAGGCGTACCTCGTCCCCGAATCGACGATGGCGCAACGGATCAGCCGCGCCAAGCGCACCGTCGGCGCGGTCCGGCTGGGCGAGCCGGGCGATCTGCACACCGTGCTGCGGGTGCTGTACCTGGTGTTCAACGAAGGCTACGGCGGGGATGTCGACTTGGCCGCCGAGGCCATCCGCTTGGCGCGGCAACTGGCCGCGACGACCGACGACCCGGAGGTCGCCGGGCTCCTCGCGCTCTTCCTGCTCCACCATGCGCGGCGCCCCGCCCGGATCCGCGCCGACGGCAGCCTGGTGCCGCTGGCCGGACAGGACCGCGCGCTGTGGCGCCGTGACCTCATCGCCGAAGGCGTGGCCATATTGCAGGCCGCCCTGGCCCGCGACCGGCTCGGCGAGTATCAGGCGCAGGCCGCGATCGCCGCGCTGCACGCCGACGCGCGGACGGTCGAAGAGACGGACTGGGTGCAGATCGTCGAGTGGTACGACGAGCTGGTCCGACTCACCGACAGCCCCGTCGTCCGGCTCAACCGGGCCGTCGCCGTGGGGGAGGCGGACGGACCGCAGGCGGGGCTGGCCGCGCTCGCCGAACTCGACCCGGCACTGCCGCGATACACCGCGTCCGCCGCCCACCTCCACGAGCGCGCGGGCGACCTGGCCACGGCCGCAGTGCTTTACGTGCAGGCGGCCACGCAGGCGCAGAACGTCGCCGAGCGCAACCACCTCACGCTGCGCGCGGCCACTGTGCGTCAGCGGCTTGCCGGGGAGACGTGA
- a CDS encoding YciI family protein has translation MAKYLFLKHYRGAPAAVNDVPMDQWTPAEIEAHMQYMEDFANRLRESGEYVDSQALAPDGAWVRYDGEGRPPVTDGPFAETKDLIAGFMIIDVDSYERALELAGELSSAPGAGGKPIHEWLEVRPFMGAPTTVTE, from the coding sequence ATGGCCAAGTACCTGTTCCTCAAGCACTACCGGGGTGCTCCGGCGGCGGTCAACGACGTGCCGATGGATCAGTGGACCCCGGCCGAGATCGAAGCCCACATGCAGTACATGGAGGACTTCGCGAACCGGCTGCGGGAAAGCGGCGAATACGTCGACAGTCAGGCACTCGCGCCCGACGGTGCGTGGGTCCGCTACGACGGTGAGGGCAGGCCGCCGGTGACCGACGGCCCGTTCGCCGAGACCAAGGACCTCATCGCCGGCTTCATGATCATCGACGTCGACTCCTACGAGCGTGCCCTCGAATTGGCCGGTGAGCTGTCCTCGGCTCCGGGTGCGGGCGGGAAACCGATCCACGAGTGGCTCGAGGTCCGGCCGTTCATGGGTGCCCCGACGACCGTCACCGAGTAA
- a CDS encoding NADH:flavin oxidoreductase → MAIDDLFRPLTVGSMTVPNRFAMAPMTRQASPDGVPGADVAEYYRRRASGGVGLIITEGVRLPDPAAGYPFSIPTIAGDAVLAGWSRVVGAVHGEGGTIAAQLWHQGAERGDADGVTPVSPSGVDGLGRPKGRALETDELPGIAEQFAQAARTSREVGFDAVEIHGAHGYLLDEFLWERTNSRTDGYGGDLGARTRFPAEVVAAVRAAVGPDYPIIFRFSQWKGLDYTASIADDPTQLQALLTPLVEAGVDVFHPSTRRHYVPAFPDRESELSLAGWTKKVTGLPVITVGSVGLETQFRSEKKGQVIQPASVERLSEQFEAGEFDIVAIGRALLADPGWVNRLRDGELDGFAGYDPATALATLA, encoded by the coding sequence GTGGCTATTGACGACCTGTTCCGACCCCTGACCGTCGGCTCGATGACCGTGCCGAACCGATTCGCGATGGCGCCGATGACCCGGCAGGCCTCGCCGGACGGTGTTCCCGGCGCGGATGTCGCCGAATACTACCGGCGCCGCGCCTCAGGCGGTGTCGGCCTGATCATCACCGAGGGCGTCCGCCTCCCCGACCCGGCCGCGGGCTACCCGTTCTCCATCCCGACGATCGCCGGCGACGCCGTTCTCGCCGGTTGGTCGCGCGTCGTCGGCGCGGTCCACGGCGAGGGGGGAACCATCGCCGCACAGTTGTGGCATCAGGGCGCCGAGCGCGGTGACGCGGACGGCGTGACGCCGGTCAGTCCTTCCGGTGTCGACGGACTCGGCCGCCCGAAGGGCCGCGCCCTCGAAACCGACGAACTCCCGGGCATCGCCGAACAGTTCGCCCAGGCCGCCCGCACCTCCCGCGAAGTCGGCTTCGACGCCGTCGAGATCCACGGGGCGCACGGCTATCTGCTCGACGAGTTCCTCTGGGAGCGCACGAACTCCCGCACCGACGGCTACGGCGGAGACCTGGGCGCCCGCACCCGGTTCCCCGCCGAGGTGGTGGCCGCGGTGCGTGCGGCGGTCGGTCCGGACTATCCGATCATCTTCCGCTTCTCGCAGTGGAAGGGCCTCGATTACACCGCGTCGATCGCCGACGACCCGACTCAACTGCAGGCGTTGCTCACGCCTCTCGTCGAGGCCGGTGTGGACGTCTTCCACCCGTCGACGCGCAGACACTACGTGCCCGCCTTCCCCGACCGCGAAAGCGAGCTGAGCCTGGCCGGCTGGACCAAGAAGGTGACCGGCCTGCCGGTGATCACGGTCGGCTCCGTCGGACTCGAGACGCAGTTCCGCAGCGAGAAGAAGGGGCAGGTCATCCAGCCCGCATCCGTGGAGCGCCTGTCCGAACAGTTCGAGGCCGGCGAATTCGACATCGTGGCGATCGGTCGCGCACTGCTCGCCGATCCGGGATGGGTGAACCGGCTTCGCGACGGCGAACTCGACGGATTCGCCGGCTACGACCCCGCGACGGCGCTCGCGACGCTCGCCTGA
- a CDS encoding FAD-dependent monooxygenase, with protein MSPACSVDDLPVTDTDVLIVGAGPTGLMAALVLNRRGVPAVVIDRKSGPTRESRALAVQARTMEVYDQLGLADTVLAKANAALRIQVGGSPRGIGPNLSRLQHGYTRFPGIQIFEQSRNEELLVGALTADGGYIRWRHRLLDLQDRTSAPDGRVEALLEGPDGALLRVRARWCIGADGASSAVRRELNLPFEGRTDDATFWVADVRDVRGVPDEAVNIRPGKRTFVAVFPLGPGGHIRLLGLAATDTITQDEALATVEAEFGLELGAVEWFSTYRVHHRVSAKFRVGSIFLAGDAAHVHSPVGGQGMNTGLQDAHNLAMLLADVAQHRVDARALDRYERERRPVALTLVNVTDRAFTIIGRRGPSAALIRNGIGVLAFGAFPVLTRTPLGARLAGYIGQYRIRYRYTRGGTPLPEWARDPVVGLRMPPTADNQAAFGAMTWQLHTYGAGTTARPEVPEWIDGPRDFGADPRGRLRTDRLYLVRPDHFVAASIPLRDNTVDPAQLSAALTAHRIAYG; from the coding sequence ATGTCGCCCGCCTGCAGCGTCGACGATCTCCCCGTCACCGACACCGACGTCCTGATCGTCGGCGCCGGGCCGACCGGGCTGATGGCCGCGCTCGTGCTCAACCGCCGCGGCGTGCCCGCGGTCGTGATCGACCGCAAGTCCGGTCCGACCCGGGAGTCGCGGGCGTTGGCGGTGCAGGCCCGCACGATGGAGGTCTACGACCAACTGGGGCTGGCCGACACCGTGCTGGCGAAAGCCAACGCCGCGTTACGAATTCAGGTCGGTGGATCACCCCGCGGCATCGGCCCCAACCTGTCGAGACTGCAGCACGGCTACACGCGGTTCCCGGGCATCCAGATCTTCGAGCAAAGCCGCAACGAGGAACTGCTCGTCGGCGCCCTGACCGCAGACGGTGGCTACATCCGTTGGCGGCACCGTCTGCTCGATCTACAGGACAGAACCTCGGCACCCGACGGCCGCGTCGAAGCGCTGCTCGAGGGTCCGGACGGCGCCCTGCTGCGGGTCCGCGCCCGGTGGTGCATCGGGGCGGACGGTGCGTCCTCGGCGGTACGGCGGGAGTTGAACCTGCCCTTCGAGGGCCGCACCGACGACGCCACGTTCTGGGTCGCCGACGTCCGCGATGTGCGCGGGGTGCCCGACGAGGCGGTCAACATCAGGCCGGGTAAGCGGACGTTCGTCGCGGTCTTCCCCCTGGGACCGGGTGGTCACATCAGACTGCTCGGTCTGGCAGCAACGGACACGATCACCCAGGACGAGGCGCTGGCCACCGTGGAGGCCGAGTTCGGACTCGAACTCGGTGCCGTCGAATGGTTTTCGACTTACCGGGTGCACCATCGCGTGTCGGCGAAATTCCGCGTCGGCTCGATCTTCCTGGCCGGGGACGCCGCCCATGTGCACTCCCCCGTCGGCGGGCAGGGCATGAACACAGGTCTGCAGGACGCCCACAATCTCGCCATGCTGCTCGCCGATGTGGCGCAGCACCGGGTGGATGCCCGCGCGCTCGACCGGTACGAGCGGGAGCGCAGGCCGGTGGCATTGACCCTCGTCAATGTCACCGACCGGGCCTTCACGATCATCGGCCGCCGCGGGCCGTCGGCGGCGCTGATCCGAAACGGTATCGGTGTTCTGGCATTCGGGGCCTTCCCCGTGCTCACCCGCACACCACTGGGGGCGCGACTGGCCGGCTACATCGGGCAGTACCGGATCCGCTATCGCTACACCCGTGGCGGAACGCCGCTGCCCGAGTGGGCGCGCGACCCGGTGGTCGGTCTGCGGATGCCGCCGACCGCGGACAATCAGGCGGCGTTCGGCGCGATGACGTGGCAGCTGCACACCTACGGTGCCGGCACCACCGCCCGGCCCGAGGTGCCGGAGTGGATCGACGGTCCACGTGACTTCGGCGCCGACCCGCGCGGCCGGTTGCGCACCGATCGGCTCTATCTGGTGCGGCCCGATCACTTCGTCGCGGCGTCGATTCCCTTGCGCGACAACACCGTCGACCCGGCACAGTTGAGCGCGGCGCTGACGGCGCACCGCATCGCCTACGGTTAG
- a CDS encoding Fe-S protein, producing MQLLRDAVVLLHIVGFALTFGAWAAEAVARRFRTTRLMDYGVLVSLLTGLALAAPWPAGVVLNYPKIGVKLVILLVLSGIVGVSNARQRKRNVSVPRPLFFLIGALSFSAAAIAVLW from the coding sequence ATGCAACTCCTGCGCGATGCGGTCGTGCTTCTCCACATCGTCGGCTTCGCGCTGACCTTCGGGGCGTGGGCCGCCGAAGCGGTCGCACGTCGCTTCCGCACCACGCGGCTGATGGACTACGGCGTGCTGGTGTCGTTGCTGACCGGCCTGGCCCTCGCCGCGCCATGGCCGGCCGGGGTGGTCCTCAACTACCCCAAGATCGGGGTGAAACTGGTGATCCTGCTGGTGCTCAGCGGGATCGTCGGGGTGAGCAACGCACGTCAGCGCAAACGCAACGTGTCGGTGCCGCGCCCGCTGTTCTTTCTCATCGGCGCGCTGTCGTTCAGCGCGGCGGCGATCGCGGTGCTGTGGTGA
- a CDS encoding VOC family protein: MIILSTDDLDESIRFYSETLGMALKFRDGTHFAALDGGPVTLALATEVDHPIPGQVVVGIKTADVDGAAKAIEAAGGGIVKGPYDDAHERRAVVYDNKGNGLVFYSPLNR, from the coding sequence ATGATCATCCTGTCGACCGACGATCTCGACGAGTCGATCCGGTTCTACAGCGAGACCTTGGGCATGGCGCTGAAGTTCCGCGACGGCACCCACTTCGCCGCACTGGACGGTGGCCCGGTAACGCTGGCTCTGGCCACCGAGGTGGACCACCCGATCCCCGGACAGGTCGTCGTCGGCATCAAGACCGCAGACGTCGACGGGGCCGCGAAGGCGATCGAGGCCGCCGGCGGCGGAATCGTCAAGGGCCCGTACGACGATGCCCACGAGCGTCGCGCGGTGGTCTACGACAACAAGGGCAACGGTCTGGTGTTCTACAGCCCGCTGAACCGGTGA
- a CDS encoding zinc-dependent alcohol dehydrogenase family protein has protein sequence MRGVVMYAPGDIRVEDREDPKIVEPTDAVIKVSAACICGSDLWPYRGIGATGDGHSPMGHEYVGVVEEIGPEVETVKVGDFVVGSFFASDNTCEICQAGYQSRCVDARPMGAIGTQAQYARIPLADGTLVATPEHPTDDLVPSLLAASDVLGTGWFGAVAADVGPGKTVAVVGDGAVGLCAVLAAKQLGAERIVAMSRHADRQALAREFGATDIVAERGDDGVAAVKELTKGLGAHGVVEAVGTQESMMQAIRSTRPGGYVGYVGVAHGVKLPGGELFFSTTHLHGGPAPVRRFLPDLIDLIYRRQIDPGRVFDQNLPLDEAAAGYAAMDERRAIKVMLTP, from the coding sequence ATGCGCGGAGTGGTCATGTACGCCCCGGGGGACATCCGGGTCGAGGACCGGGAGGATCCGAAGATCGTCGAGCCCACCGACGCCGTCATCAAGGTGTCGGCGGCCTGCATCTGCGGATCAGACCTCTGGCCCTACCGCGGTATCGGCGCAACCGGTGACGGTCACTCCCCGATGGGCCACGAGTACGTCGGCGTGGTGGAAGAGATCGGGCCCGAGGTCGAGACCGTGAAGGTGGGGGACTTCGTGGTCGGCTCATTCTTCGCCTCAGACAACACGTGCGAGATCTGTCAGGCCGGGTACCAGAGCCGATGCGTCGACGCCCGCCCGATGGGGGCCATCGGTACCCAAGCCCAGTACGCCCGTATCCCGCTGGCCGACGGCACCCTGGTCGCGACGCCCGAGCACCCGACCGACGACCTCGTCCCCAGCCTGCTGGCGGCGTCCGACGTGCTGGGCACCGGTTGGTTCGGCGCCGTGGCCGCTGACGTGGGCCCCGGCAAGACGGTCGCCGTCGTGGGCGACGGCGCCGTCGGGTTGTGCGCCGTCCTCGCCGCCAAACAGCTCGGCGCGGAGCGCATCGTCGCAATGAGCCGCCACGCCGACCGTCAGGCGCTCGCCCGGGAGTTCGGCGCGACCGACATCGTCGCCGAGCGCGGTGACGACGGGGTGGCGGCCGTCAAGGAGCTCACCAAGGGGCTCGGGGCACACGGTGTGGTCGAGGCCGTCGGCACCCAGGAGTCGATGATGCAGGCGATCCGCTCGACCCGCCCCGGCGGATACGTCGGATACGTCGGGGTGGCACACGGCGTCAAACTGCCCGGCGGTGAATTGTTCTTCTCCACGACCCACCTGCACGGCGGCCCCGCACCGGTCCGGCGGTTCCTGCCCGATCTGATCGACCTGATCTACCGCCGCCAGATCGACCCCGGTCGGGTGTTCGACCAGAACCTGCCGCTCGACGAGGCCGCCGCAGGCTACGCCGCGATGGACGAGCGCCGCGCGATCAAGGTGATGTTGACCCCGTAG